The Corvus moneduloides isolate bCorMon1 chromosome 5, bCorMon1.pri, whole genome shotgun sequence genome includes a region encoding these proteins:
- the DOK1 gene encoding docking protein 1, producing the protein MEPPAMEGPLLVQHSHKFGTKRWKRGWSALYPASQHGVARLEVFDCKEPSAAGRAGTRRLARTVVRLSDCTSVAPVGEGGPRAGTATFRLETRDRSFLFAAEKQQSEEWVAKLCQIAFPGNGPSDGVVSQYGREGSGEAPALEMAVNSIYYSRDEVNAFWVTVQRTEAAERCELRGTYVLKAERDSLVLKDPRTDRILYVWPYRLLRRYGRDKVMFSFEAGRRCDSGPGNFTFETKQGNEIFRLVEASIQEQKAQVEENRQSCDSLEADSPGMVQIRQALADNLNLELPAEGDDTPAPKAGLAPRAGAAAEDRDAASLLKSRTLPELPVPPAKPAVSSTPPRSPLPKVLHAVPPAEDPSSVYSEPLDSVKGLRPRPDPLYSDPVDSKAVSGAKAPAGAVEEPKLRLPVLPYSGPYEQVRAEGQGRAEGRGQAPPGHKEHIYDEPEGRAPRPLHPLTYIYDEARPTSEAWRTQGHDGKGGYEYPYNPSTDDYSVPAFPAKAKNPKPVPAPKPQAAFIPKGADRVEDPGRRWGSAAPEKVLIKPSLNSSNNNNVEVLYSQVVKPQQLQKKEQSVDEYSLSPLYEDLGEI; encoded by the exons ATGGAGCCGCCGGCCATGGAGGGGCCGCTCCtggtgcagcacagccacaagTTCGGCACCAAG CGCTGGAAGCGCGGCTGGTCCGCGCTCTACCCCGCCAGCCAGCACGGCGTGGCCCGGCTCGAGGTGTTCGACTGCAAGGAGCCGTcggcggccgggcgggcgggcacCCGGCGGCTCGCCCGCACCGTGGTGCGGCTCAGCGACTGCACCAGCGTGGCCCCGGTGGGCGAGGGCGGCCCCCGCGCGGGCACCGCCACCTTCCGCCTGGAGACCCGCGACCGCAGCTTCCTCTTCGCGGCCGAGAAGCAGCAGAGCGAGGAATGGGTGGCGAAGCTGTGCCAGATCGCCTTCCCG GGAAATGGCCCCAGCGATGGCGTGGTGTCACAGTATGGCAGAGAGGGCAGCGGGGAGGCGCCGGCCCTGGAGATGGCCGTGAACTCCATCTACTACTCCAGAGACGAAG TGAACGCCTTCTGGGTGACGGTGCAGCGGACCGAGGCCGCGGAGCGGTGTGAGCTGCGTGGCACCTACGTGCTCAAGGCCGAGCGTGACAGCCTCGTCCTGAAGGACCCACGGACGGACAGGATCCTCTATGTCTGGCCCTACCGGCTGCTCCGGAGATACGGCCGGGACAAG GTGATGTTCTCCTTTGAGGCTGGCAGGCGCTGTGACTCAGGACCTGGAAACTTCACCTTCGAGACCAAGCAGGGCAACGAGATCTTCCGCCTGGTGGAAGCCTCCATCCAGGAGCAGAAGGCGCAGGTGGAGGAGAACCGTCAGAGCTGCGACTCGCTGGAAGCCGACAGCCCTGGCATGGTGCAGATCCGCCAGGCCCTGGCTGACAACCTGAACCTGGAGCTGCCCGCCGAGGGGGATGACACCCCGGCACCCAAAGCGGGGCTGGCACCCAGGGCcggtgcagcagcagaggatcGAGACGCCGCGTCTCTGCTGAAGAGCCGGactctgccagagctgcccGTGCCACCGGCCAAGCCCGCAGTGTCCAGCACCCCGCCGCGCTCCCCTCTGCCCAAGGTGCTCCATGCTGTGCCGCCAGCTGAGGACCCATCCAGTGTGTACTCAGAGCCCCTGGACTCAGTGAAGGGCCTGCGGCCACGGCCGGACCCGCTGTACTCGGACCCTGTGGACAGCAAGGCTGTGAGCGGGGCCAAGGCGCCCGCTGGGGCTGTGGAGGAGCCAAAGCTGCGGCTGCCGGTGCTGCCGTACTCGGGCCCGTACGAGCAGGTCCGGGCCgaggggcagggccgggccgaGGGTCGTGGCCAGGCTCCCCCTGGGCACAAGGAGCACATCTACGACGAGCCTGAGGGCCGCGCTCCCCGCCCCCTGCACCCCCTCACCTACATCTACGACGAGGCGCGGCCCACGAGCGAGGCCTGGCGCACCCAGGGCCATGACGGCAAGGGCGGCTACGAGTACCCCTACAACCCCAGCACTGACGATTACTCGGTACCCGCCTTCCCGGCCAAGGCCAAGAACCCCAAGCCAGTCCCAGCCCCCAAGCCCCAGGCAGCCTTTATCCCCAAAGGGGCAGACAGGGTGGAGGACCCTGGCAGGCGgtggggcagcgctgcccctGAGAAGGTGCTCATCAAACCCAGCctcaacagcagcaacaacaacaatgTGGAGGTGCTGTACAGCCAGGTGGTGAAGccgcagcagctgcagaagaagGAGCAGTCTGTGGATGAGTACAGCTTGTCGCCTCTCTATGAGGACTTAGGGGAGATatga